A stretch of DNA from Juglans microcarpa x Juglans regia isolate MS1-56 chromosome 5D, Jm3101_v1.0, whole genome shotgun sequence:
CACACattcacatcacttaaatggtaagatttgatttgtaagatttaagttaaatttatatttcCAATCAAATTATACTATAAAAGAACTTTACTATGTATGCTCACACATgagtttgagaatataattttttaatttattatttttagtcacATTAATTGATAATACTGTAATAGAATTTATATGATAATCATTTAAATGTatggttatataaaatatagcaTCAAgttaatattgaaaaaaatgataaactcagtatgaaaagaaattcttaaaaacatgatgcaaaaaaaaaaaaaatcatattttggactaaagtgttttttttttttttttaatattattttggactAGAGTTTTGTAAGATAATACAGGAGTACACTTCTTTTTGCTATTCTGGTCCTAGCGCATATTGGACCGGAGCCATCTTGGCCCACTAATTACCAAAAACGAAATTGGTCCAAACCAGGCCCATGACAAGCGAAAACAACCTTCTTCTTTCTCAACCGCCCTAGAATGCCGTTTCACATACTCAAGAgctctcctctcctcttctcCTCTCCTTCCTCTCACACCGTTCCGAAGCCCCCACAGAGTCCACTTACTGAACCCCAGAAGGAAAAATGGCTGACGTGGTGCAGTACCGGCTCGAGCGCATGGTGGACGAGCTCGACGACCTCGAGATACGAGGCCTCTTTTCGCGCCGGGAGATATCCGAGATCGTTAAGCAGCGCCGCAAGTACGAGTACAGGCTCAAGCGCCCTAGCCCGCTCAAGCAGGACTACCTGGCCTACATCGATTACGAGACTCAGCTGGACTCGCTCCGCCGCCTCAGGAAGAAGTCGGTGGCTCGTGAACTCAAGGCCAAAGGCAACAAGAAGATGAAGCAGTCCATTTCGGACTTCGCCGGCGTCTCCAGGATCGTAGATATTTACCGGCTCGCCGTTATGCGCTTCAAGGGCGATATCGATTTGTGGTTTCGGTATCTTGAGTTTTGCAGGCAGCGAAGGAATGGGAGAATGAAGAAGGTACATAAATTTATTCTCAAACTTTGTTTTTGACACTATTTTGTTGCTGAGAAAGTGAAGGAAAGTAATGCTTTTGATTGTAAAATGAGAAGCTTGAGTTAAATTGAgctgaaatttttaaaattgggtCTGTTGTAACGAGCTTTTGTACTTGTTAGCATACTTAATGTTTCTTTCGCTGAGAAAATTAGAGGAGAAGGACACAACGGTTTACgttttatctctttattttgcATTGGTTGTTAGTTATTGGAAGCTCAAGGGTTCAGCTAATTTGGAAAATTAGACTAAGTGATGACCAGATTTTTGCTCTATTGtgtataaaaaattcaaaccttTGATGCCCCTATTTGGTTTCTGATAAATTGGAGTTAGAGAGACTGAATGTGAAACTGTATGCGATATATACGTTAGTAATTTTTTTGATGGGAACCTGAGGGGTAGCTCAGCTGGTCCGGCCTTGGGTTTGCTCTCCAATGGTCACCAATTTGAGTCCCCTTAGGGCCACTGGAAGTTTACCTGATCCTTAACTTCAAGGCCCGTGGGATTAGTTGGGGTGCGTGCAAGCTGGCCTAGACATCCtcggttataaaaaaaaaaaaaaaaaaaaaaagtaatttttctgATGGGTAAAATCATGGataaactaaaaagaaaaatggcgGCGATCGTAGTGGCATTCGTATTAATCCCATTGAGTTTATGAATTGATTTACAACCAATCCATTTGGCAGCATTATGTTTAGTCAAGTGTAACTCAGAGTTTGTGCCAATCATAACAGTTGAGGAAGAGTTCTCTTACTCCATGTTCTGACGAAATATTACTCCTCTCGAGAACTTTTGCAGGTCTTGGCCCAGGTAATTAGGTTTCATCCAAAGGTCCCCGGAGTTTGGATTTATGCTGCAGCATGGGAATTTGACCATAACTTAAATGTTGCAGCTGCTCGTGCTCTCATGCAGAGCGGTTTGAGAGTCTGCCCAACTTCAGAAGAACTGTGGGTCGAATATCTTCGGATGGAACTCACTTACCTTAATAAGTTAAAAGCCCGGAAGGTTGCACTTGGAGAGGATAAGGGAACTCTGGTCCATGATGATAGACTTGCTGATGAAAAACAGTGGAGAGACGAAAACAAGGATTTGTTTATGTCCCTTAAAgatgaagaaataaataacGATAAGAATGTTGACGAGGAGGAGTCAAAGATGAAATTAGATTTGTTTCGACAACAAGGTTTGAGTGTTCTAAGAACTATCTATAATGCCGCAGTCAAAGCTCTCCCTTCTAGTTTTAGCCTGAGAAAGCAGTTGTTTGAAATATTGGAAGCAATGGACCTATCACAGTCAGAAGATATATGTAAGGAGATGCTAAATGACCTGAAGAGAGACTTTTCGACAGATCCAGAATATTGGGATTGGCTTGCAAGCCTTAGATTTGCTGATGCTAAAAGTGCACCAGGGATGAACGAAGAAGAAATTGTTCTTTCCCAGGCACAAAAAGCAATTGAGGTACAAAGGCTTGTGAACTGCTGAAATCATGaaccaataaaattttcatatgttGTATGAATAATAGCTCCTGCTTTATTGATAAATGTACAAACACCTGAGGTACCATacaatgaaattgaaatggacATATATACATCTTCTGATTTATTCCTATATAAATTTAATGGTCACCTTTGATGCTTTGCCATGTGCAGGTTTACGAGGAGGCTTTAAAATTCGTACCTTCAGCCAAAATGTTTAATCTGTATGCAAAGTTTTTGATGGGTATAATTGATccccaaaaagaagaaaaccaaCATTCTGAGCTATCCATTCATACTGTAGACTATAGTTCACATCTCTTGATGGTATATGAGAAGGTTGAAACAATGGGTTGTATTACTGAGGATCTTGCTTGccaacatatttcattttctttgcaatTGGGAAGATTGGATGAAGCCAGAAAACTGGCAGAAAAGTATTGCAGTGGAAATTTGTCAGATTCAGTGCAGTTATGGGTATTAAGGGTCTCGATAGAGATTAGATGCGTAACAAAGGATTCTCCTTCTCTAAGTAAAGCTGATCTGCTATCCATTTATGAACTCCTaacaaaaatcttgaaaaaagtGCCTGTTTCAAAAGCTGAAAGCTTATGGCTAATGGTATGTATTATTTACCCACGTACTTTGGCCTTATGTTCTGTTGAAATTCAATTATTATAAGTATGAGACAGCATTTGTTTCGTTGTGTGACTTAAATCTTCAGAATTTTGACTTGGTCAGCTCTAAACCTTTGGCACAAAGCtgttattaatgaaattgaCATTTGGTCAACTCAATGGCTTAACCAGCTACTGCCTGATATAAATATCTTTGAACTAATTATAAGAAGTGATTTGTCTTAGCTCTTAGTAATTTGTAGCACTGGTTTCATGAGacctcaaataaaatattttctgatgtTTTCAGATCAGTATCTTAAATGTGAACAGCTTGGGGCTTGAGTCCTAGTTGTAAACAATTGTGTTAATTGTTCATGTTGTACCAAATCAACTTGGACTGGatcttttatatatactaattcatataattttgattGGAAGatacttaccaaaaaaatcattttgattggaAGATGTAATATGTTTCTCTCACATCATCTCATATTGCAGGCCCTGAAGTTCTTTGCGAATCACAAGCATATTTTTGACAAGCTGGTAGAGATGTCTCTTGTTTCATTAGCTAGAGATGGTGGCAGCGAAGATGGATTTTCCCTCTCCGCTGCTATTGTAAATTATGTTCTTCCTAAGGATGGGATTCAGTGTGCAAGAGAGATGTATAAGCAGTATGTCGAGAGATCATGAGCTCCCTAgcttttattttaagaattaaatCGAAATATAAATTATCTGACTGTGCTAAATTACACTCCATGTATTGGTGCATCCTTTTAGTAATCTTACTTCATGCAGTTGCTATAAATTTAAAGTTTCTGAACTTTACTCTGTTTCAACTGCAGATTTCTTGCTTTACGGCGTCCTGGTCTTGCTTTATACAGAAACTGCATCGAATTAGAATCAAATCTTGCATCTGTCGGCGATAAAGATGGCCTTGTAAATGCCCGGAAATTATATGAATCCGCACTTGCAACTTTCGACCAAAATGCGAGCTTGTGgcaaggttactattcactgGAGACTAAGGTAAACTTTTCTCTACTATCTTTGATGGGTGGGGagtgcaatttatttattctagaAGCTGAGCTAT
This window harbors:
- the LOC121264220 gene encoding U3 small nucleolar RNA-associated protein 6 homolog — translated: MADVVQYRLERMVDELDDLEIRGLFSRREISEIVKQRRKYEYRLKRPSPLKQDYLAYIDYETQLDSLRRLRKKSVARELKAKGNKKMKQSISDFAGVSRIVDIYRLAVMRFKGDIDLWFRYLEFCRQRRNGRMKKVLAQVIRFHPKVPGVWIYAAAWEFDHNLNVAAARALMQSGLRVCPTSEELWVEYLRMELTYLNKLKARKVALGEDKGTLVHDDRLADEKQWRDENKDLFMSLKDEEINNDKNVDEEESKMKLDLFRQQGLSVLRTIYNAAVKALPSSFSLRKQLFEILEAMDLSQSEDICKEMLNDLKRDFSTDPEYWDWLASLRFADAKSAPGMNEEEIVLSQAQKAIEVYEEALKFVPSAKMFNLYAKFLMGIIDPQKEENQHSELSIHTVDYSSHLLMVYEKVETMGCITEDLACQHISFSLQLGRLDEARKLAEKYCSGNLSDSVQLWVLRVSIEIRCVTKDSPSLSKADLLSIYELLTKILKKVPVSKAESLWLMALKFFANHKHIFDKLVEMSLVSLARDGGSEDGFSLSAAIVNYVLPKDGIQCAREMYKQFLALRRPGLALYRNCIELESNLASVGDKDGLVNARKLYESALATFDQNASLWQGYYSLETKMGTSETASAVHWRALKTLKDTTALVTSADL